Proteins from one Podospora pseudoanserina strain CBS 124.78 chromosome 1, whole genome shotgun sequence genomic window:
- a CDS encoding hypothetical protein (EggNog:ENOG503PYC0) translates to MSSSNQMVDTPDPLVCPERTSTNTSKTTSSTEGHTSLEMNVPEEPPRRGSWLFGRLSAAPVPLSAPATPPPELEEGPDNQTMTGIGCLFSQLLPSRPPSLTLGSESNTDAPSTPSQASDANDSYDQEKTHRPSEDSLETPRATTSSHTPTVTLSIQALIFGQVPPLTPDTPIRTGSKRAPGSPCAPRPKKARRSMGVDVEDEGYSEAQYQEPATGQSLQHIQQLTIDLVGSTRVAIDPGNTPIAETKTNTQAELQLGSHSSGQAISTEHSANPSFALAIEWFSEDEILEQLSVFLAAYRAFHLESDAAEQPRVRDPEAAQMAKQTFEAIFHPKLNSEDDKKFLLQEEEEDVLTVFAIWVRDMKASSDVDCEPFENVADCMQRVADLSAAPFIRRLVVFGEPLDIDLAVREISGTLMPTYQDDGIIEWEFDMFSRDFEQLSIK, encoded by the exons ATGTCCAGCAGCAATCAAATG GTTGATACACCAGACCCACTGGTCTGCCCCGAACGGACCTCAACCAACACGTCGAAGACAACCTCAAGCACAGAAGGCCATACCAGTCTTGAGATGAATGTGCCCGAGGAGCCACCTAGACGCGGCTCGTGGCTGTTTGGCCGGCTTTCAGCAGCTCCTGTTCCGCTTTCTGCCCCTGCAACGCCGCCTCcggagctggaggaaggACCAGACAACCAGACGATGACCGGCATAGGTTGTTTGTTTTCGCAGCTGTTGCCGTCCAGACCACCTTCTCTCACTCTTGGGAGCGAAAGCAACACAGACGCCCCGAGCACCCCTAGCCAGGCGTCTGATGCCAATGATTCCTATGATCAAGAAAAAACCCACCGTCCGAGCGAAGACTCTCTGGAGACACCCCGAGCGACAACTTCATCTCACACGCCAACTGTGACATTGTCGATACAGGCCTTGATTTTTGGCCAGGTCCCTCCGTTGACACCTGACACTCCAATCCGTACAGGGTCGAAGCGCGCTCCCGGTTCTCCATGCGCACCCCGTCCTAAGAAGGCAAGGCGCAGTATGGGTGTCGATGTCGAAGACGAGGGGTACTCTGAGGCGCAATACCAGGAGCCGGCAACTGGACAGTCACTCCAGCATATCCAGCAGCTCACCATTGATCTGGTTGGCTCTACTCGTGTTGCCATCGACCCAGGCAACACCCCGATTGCCGAAACCA aaacaaaTACCCAAGCTGAACTACAGCTTGGGTCACACAGCTCCGGCCAGGCCATATCAACCGAACATTCTGCCAACCCTTCATTTGCCCTTGCCATTGAGTGGTTCTCCGAGGATGAGATCCTCGAACAACTATCGGTGTTCTTGGCCGCATACCGGGCTTTTCACCTCGAATCAGATGCAGCCGAACAACCAAGGGTCAGAGACCCGGAAGCTGCGCAAATGGCCAAACAAACTTTTGAGGCGATTTTTCACCCCAAGCTGAACTCGGAGGATGACAAGAAGTTCCTActccaagaggaagaggaagatgtctTGACCGTTTTTGCGATATGGGTTCGGGACATGAAGGCCTCCTCGGACGTGGATTGCGAACCCTTTGAGAATGTAGCAGACTGCATGCAAAGGGTAGCTGATCTGTCGGCGGCCCCTTTTATCCGACGATTGGT TGTGTTCGGCGAGCCGCTGGATATCGACCTGGCTGTCCGGGAAATATCGGGGACATTGATGCCAACGTATCAAGACGATGGCATTATCGAGTGGGAGTTTGACATGTTTTCCCGTGACTTTGAGCAGCTTAGCATTAAGTGA
- a CDS encoding hypothetical protein (EggNog:ENOG503PX97), translated as MAPSRSASASASVTFEQPPSRLVKRSTTAGPSVSFAQPATGKRSAGHSIIGKPSVVSFEQPPQRRPVPQHKHHQSLPAYPAYPTHAVELDSKEIGRAFSTSIPSTTWTSSPQPIEQGKLCPQLLPRETGGLYGVCISELLDNGTTIPLEPSGGRAWVVSSVVDLGIRMLESPRGRQALSNLAQKSLLVWRERPISHHEPPLPKKINTPSAVDDFLYTVRHNLPLIKLDPKRNGFLACSSTTSLFHLPPSFSSRFNPKSAAILHLNTHLVTKLYHSRLKSDISRRHKRFDASEAQTARFRRLAFHIAAMVTHHLCHLFVNYLRDHAQEGELRDKVTDADFMRLVTRYDPGAEWEVEFFGGRPKLFVDWDGGDDKSEKGASFVIKRGGGKNGRRMAAGVAGYKVESYLGGDFSVPLITEVEGDVFPMEKYQDVKRRYGGSRLTDCHHGGKKVSSSKENSPSVGSEAEGQFGEGKGQEIGSRVAVMDQPLGLPWNIQGQEYQLLKQACFDPAVRVVSPMRVRTMM; from the exons CGCCTGGTAAAGCGCAGTACCACTGCCGGACCCAGCGTTTCGTTTGCCCAGCCAGCTACAGGTAAACGTTCGGCTGGGCATAGCATCATCGGCAAGCCGAGTGTTGTCTCTTTTgagcagcctcctcaacGACGCCCGGTACCGCAACACAAGCATCACCAATCTCTTCCAGCTTACCCAGCCTACCCTACCCACGCGGTAGAGCTAGACAGCAAGGAGATCGGCCGcgccttttccacctccatcccttCAACAACATGGACATCCTCTCCCCAGCCCATAGAGCAAGGTAAACTCTGCCCTCAACTCCTTCCAAGAGAAACCGGCGGCCTCTACGGCGTGTGCATCTCAGAGCTCCTCGAcaacggcaccaccatccccctcgaACCCTCCGGCGGCCGAGCCTGGGTAGTCTCCTCCGTCGTCGACCTCGGCATCCGAATGCTCGAAAGCCCCCGAGGACGCCAAG ccctctccaacctcgcccagaAATCCCTCCTTGTCTGGCGCGAACgccccatctcccaccatgaaccccccctccccaaaaaaatcaacaccccctccgcgGTAGACGACTTCCTCTACACCGTCcgccacaacctccccctgATCAAACTCGACCCAAAACGCAAcggcttcctcgcctgctcctccaccacttctctcttccacctccccccttccttctcctcgagaTTCAACCCCAAAAGCGCtgccatcctccacctcaatACCCACCTCGTCACCAAACTCTACCACTCCCGCCTCAAGTCAGACATATCCCGGCGCCACAAACGGTTTGACGCCTCCGAAGCCCAAACAGCCCGCTTCAGAAGATTAGCTTTCCATATTGCAGCAATGGTGACGCATCACCTGTGCCACCTCTTTGTCAACTACCTCCGCGATCACGCccaggagggggagctgaGAGATAAAGTCACAGACGCTGATTTCATGAGGCTCGTGACAAGATATGATCCTGGGGCGGAGTGGGAGGTGGaattttttggggggaggccAAAACTTTTTGTtgattgggatgggggtgatgacAAAAGCGAAAAGGGGGCGAGTTTTGTGATaaagagagggggagggaaaaaCGGGAGAAGGATGGCGGCTGGGGTGGCGGGGTACAAGGTCGAGAGTTatttgggtggtg ATTTCTCTGTACCGCTGATTAccgaggtggaaggagaTGTTTTTCCTATGGAAAAGTATCAGGATGTCAAGAGAAGGTATGGGGGTTCGAGGTTGACGGATTGTCACcatggggggaagaaggtcaGTAGTAGTAAGGAGAATAGTCCCAGTGTTGGGAGTGAGGCGGAGGGGCAATTTGGTGAGGGGAAGGGGCAGGAGATTGGATCACgggtggcggtgatggatcAACCGTTGGGCTTGCCATGGAATATTCAGGGGCAGGAATACCAATTGTTGAAGCAGGCTTGCTTTGATCCTGCGGTGAGGGTTGTTAGTCCGATGAGGGTTAGGACTATGATGTGA